A window of Chitinophagales bacterium contains these coding sequences:
- the panB gene encoding 3-methyl-2-oxobutanoate hydroxymethyltransferase encodes MSVNKEVKRITTNTLNKMKASGQKIAMITAYDFSFARLFDEAGIDVILVGDSASNVMAGHETTLPITLDQMIYHAASVIRGVERCLVVVDLPFGSYQSNSVEALASAIRIMKETGAHSLKLEGGEEVLESVNRIVSAGIPVMGHLGLTPQSIYKFGTYSVRAKEEAEAEKLKKDARLLEEAGCFAIVLEKIPAKLAREVSESLTIPTIGIGAGPDCDGQVLVMHDMLGINTEFRPRFLRQYLDLHGLVKGAVQHYISDVKSGEFPNEQEQY; translated from the coding sequence AACGCATTACGACCAATACGCTGAACAAAATGAAGGCATCGGGTCAGAAGATCGCTATGATCACCGCCTACGATTTTTCCTTTGCCCGGTTATTCGATGAGGCAGGGATCGATGTGATCCTGGTGGGGGATTCAGCCTCCAATGTCATGGCCGGTCACGAAACCACCTTACCGATCACGCTGGATCAAATGATCTATCACGCGGCTTCGGTTATCCGGGGCGTGGAAAGGTGTCTGGTTGTAGTAGACCTTCCTTTTGGCTCCTATCAATCCAATTCGGTGGAGGCCCTGGCTTCAGCCATCCGGATCATGAAAGAAACCGGTGCGCATTCCCTGAAGCTGGAAGGCGGTGAAGAAGTGCTTGAATCAGTGAACCGGATCGTATCTGCAGGTATTCCGGTGATGGGACATTTAGGATTGACCCCTCAATCCATCTATAAATTTGGTACCTACTCCGTTCGGGCCAAAGAAGAGGCCGAAGCGGAAAAATTAAAAAAAGATGCCCGGCTGTTGGAAGAAGCCGGTTGTTTTGCTATCGTACTTGAAAAAATACCTGCAAAATTAGCCAGGGAAGTTTCCGAAAGCCTGACCATACCAACCATAGGTATAGGTGCCGGACCGGATTGCGATGGACAGGTATTGGTGATGCATGATATGCTTGGGATCAATACGGAATTCAGACCTCGTTTTTTACGTCAATATCTTGATCTGCATGGTTTGGTGAAAGGCGCTGTACAACATTATATCAGTGATGTAAAAAGTGGGGAATTTCCGAATGAGCAGGAACAGTATTGA